From Nymphaea colorata isolate Beijing-Zhang1983 chromosome 6, ASM883128v2, whole genome shotgun sequence, a single genomic window includes:
- the LOC116255898 gene encoding ankyrin repeat-containing protein NPR4-like — protein MDGRLYTACVTQMAAVDPDILNRLVPSSQKTLLHVAVESGQLAIVRYLLANRPELVDKTYGPQRLTPLHLAAKNGETDIIREILDTKPKAIKDVTSDGENIFHLMAKNGQHEAFRCTYLAYNPRKHARKTDEDGNTVLHLSVMRRSMELIDFILKETVVRVNTRNEERKTALDIAIEEHNHPEFGRMIAALREAHCTTGRVGRFWSRREAPDKHLHGVLNTTVVAAVLIATLAFSTLLNPPGGVYQEGPLAGRAILSTHWLFDVFLFFNVIALLTSLAIVVMQSTYVAFTRDRLICRWDVSQTLTDLSAICILFDYVIGAWLIYCPTTKKFPLMLTLSALVFASIGATVVNYLLRKLRMRRELNMNWTTDCCR, from the exons ATGGACGGAAGGCTCTACACCGCCTGTGTCACTCAGATGGCGGCGGTCGATCCGGACATCCTCAACCGGCTGGTGCCGTCTTCTCAAAAAACGCTCTTGCACGTGGCCGTCGAATCAGGGCAGCTAGCGATCGTCCGGTACCTGCTGGCCAACAGACCCGAGCTCGTGGACAAAACTTATGGGCCACAGAGACTAACACCTCTACATTTGGCAGCAAAAAACGGCGAGACGGACATAATCCGTGAGATTCTTGATACGAAGCCTAAAGCGATTAAAGATGTCACCAGTGATGGAGAGAACATCTTCCATTTAATGGCGAAGAATGGTCAGCACGAGGCCTTTAGGTGTACTTACCTGGCATATAATCCCCGCAAGCATGCTAGGAAAACTGATGAAGATGGAAACACGGTTCTGCACCTCAGCGTTATGAGAAGATCAATGGAG TTGATTGATTTCATACTCAAGGAGACGGTAGTGCGTGTGAACACTCGCAACGAAGAGAGGAAGACCGCTCTGGACATTGCCATTGAAGAACACAATCATCCTGAGTTTGGACGAATGATCGCTGCCCTCCGAGAAGCGCACTGCACCACAGGACGTGTAGGCAGATTCTGGAGTCGTCGTGAGGCTCCGGACAAGCACCTTCACGGGGTCCTGAACACGACCGTCGTCGCAGCCGTTCTCATCGCAACCTTAGCGTTCTCGACGCTGTTGAACCCGCCGGGCGGTGTTTACCAAGAGGGTCCTCTGGCAGGGAGGGCCATTCTAAGCACTCACTGGCTCTTCGATGTCTTCTTGTTCTTCAACGTGATCGCGTTGCTCACCTCCCTCGCCATTGTCGTCATGCAGTCCACCTATGTGGCGTTCACCAGAGACAGGCTCATCTGCCGGTGGGATGTCTCGCAAACACTCACCGACCTCTCGGCCATATGCATATTATTCGACTACGTGATCGGTGCATGGTTGATATACTGCCCCACAACCAAAAAGTTTCCTCTGATGCTTACTCTTTCTGCATTGGTTTTTGCAAGCATAGGGGCGACCGTCGTGAATTATCTTCTGCGGAAGCTGAGGATGAGGAGGGAGCTCAACATGAATTGGACAACTGACTGCTGTAGATAA